A genome region from Flavobacterium sp. includes the following:
- a CDS encoding transglutaminase domain-containing protein: protein MGYFFNNKDIDVSPAATLTNRKSVCSGYANLFKAICDIAKIKSAVITGYAKGYGYKGEKLSDTNHAWNAVKLYDKWELIDVTWGRQTIITDEGEGELWNARYFLDDPNDFILEHFPQDEVWQLLDNEISIDAFFSAEMEEKRKARLQQDFLIIE from the coding sequence TTGGGATACTTTTTTAATAACAAGGACATTGATGTTTCTCCTGCTGCAACTTTAACAAACAGAAAATCTGTTTGTTCCGGATACGCGAATTTGTTTAAAGCAATTTGTGATATTGCCAAAATAAAATCTGCTGTAATTACTGGTTATGCTAAAGGATATGGGTATAAAGGCGAAAAACTAAGTGACACAAATCATGCATGGAATGCGGTAAAGCTTTATGATAAATGGGAACTTATCGACGTGACATGGGGAAGACAAACTATTATTACTGATGAAGGAGAAGGGGAATTATGGAATGCCAGATATTTTTTAGATGATCCAAATGATTTTATTCTTGAACATTTTCCCCAAGATGAAGTATGGCAATTATTAGATAATGAAATAAGTATTGATGCTTTCTTTAGTGCTGAAATGGAAGAGAAACGGAAAGCGAGATTACAACAGGATTTTTTAATTATAGAATAG
- a CDS encoding aminopeptidase P family protein, producing the protein MKYHQINSALFVKNRKKFMAEMKPNSVAVFNSNDIYPISADSTLPFAQHRDIFYLSGVDQEESVLLLFPDAPYESQKEILFLRETNDHIAVWEGEKLTKERAFQVSGIRTVYWLQDFHKILNEMMTYADTMYINTNEHYRATVEVETREARFVKWWKERYPAHNVAKSNPILQRIRSVKESEEIDLIQHACDITEKGFRRLLGFVKPNVTEYEVEAELAHEFIRNRSKGFAYTPIIASGNNANVLHYIENNQQCKDGDLLLLDVAAEYANYSSDMTRTIPVSGRFTDRQKAVYNAVLRVKNEATKMLTPGTLWKQYHVEVGKIMTSELLGLGLIDKADVQNENPEWPAYKKYFMHGTSHHMGLDTHDYGLLHEPMKPNMVFTVEPGIYIPAEKFGIRLEDNVVVQEKGEPFNLMRNIPVEADEIESLMNS; encoded by the coding sequence ATGAAATATCATCAAATAAACAGCGCTCTTTTTGTAAAAAACCGCAAAAAATTCATGGCAGAAATGAAACCAAATTCAGTTGCCGTGTTCAATTCAAATGACATTTACCCAATTAGTGCCGATAGTACTTTACCATTTGCGCAACACAGAGATATTTTTTATCTGAGCGGTGTAGATCAGGAAGAAAGTGTTTTGCTTTTGTTTCCGGATGCGCCTTACGAAAGTCAAAAAGAAATTCTTTTTTTAAGAGAAACTAATGATCATATAGCAGTTTGGGAAGGTGAAAAACTGACTAAAGAACGTGCATTTCAGGTTTCTGGAATTAGAACAGTTTATTGGTTACAGGATTTTCATAAAATTTTGAACGAGATGATGACGTATGCCGATACGATGTACATCAACACAAATGAACATTACCGCGCAACTGTTGAAGTAGAAACTCGCGAAGCGCGTTTTGTAAAATGGTGGAAAGAACGTTATCCTGCACACAACGTTGCGAAAAGTAATCCAATTTTACAACGCATTCGTTCAGTAAAAGAAAGCGAAGAAATCGATTTGATTCAGCACGCATGTGATATTACAGAAAAAGGTTTCCGCAGATTATTAGGATTCGTAAAACCAAATGTTACCGAATATGAAGTTGAAGCCGAATTGGCTCACGAATTCATCCGTAACCGTTCTAAAGGTTTTGCTTATACCCCAATTATTGCTTCAGGAAACAATGCAAATGTTTTACATTATATCGAAAACAATCAGCAATGTAAAGACGGTGATTTATTATTATTAGACGTTGCTGCTGAATATGCAAACTATTCAAGCGACATGACAAGAACAATTCCGGTTTCTGGTCGTTTTACAGATCGTCAGAAAGCGGTTTACAATGCCGTTTTGAGAGTAAAAAACGAAGCTACAAAAATGCTTACGCCAGGAACACTTTGGAAACAATATCATGTTGAAGTTGGTAAAATTATGACTTCTGAATTGCTTGGTTTAGGCTTAATTGACAAAGCCGATGTTCAGAACGAAAATCCGGAATGGCCGGCTTACAAAAAATATTTCATGCACGGAACTTCTCACCACATGGGACTTGACACGCATGATTACGGATTGCTTCACGAACCAATGAAACCAAATATGGTTTTCACAGTTGAACCGGGAATTTACATTCCGGCAGAAAAATTCGGAATCCGTTTAGAAGATAATGTTGTGGTTCAAGAAAAAGGAGAACCTTTTAACTTAATGCGCAATATTCCGGTTGAAGCTGATGAAATTGAAAGCTTGATGAATTCTTAA
- a CDS encoding roadblock/LC7 domain-containing protein has product MIDLNTLVEETGAESGIAFNIDGILLESVNLEYDGNVAAMIGMILKMCSEMTEDVNNGDLKQVMIKNNDGIVVANKSQDDNCIALLSKDTSKMGLLLRKMDTIFSN; this is encoded by the coding sequence ATGATTGATTTAAATACATTGGTTGAAGAAACAGGAGCGGAGTCTGGAATTGCTTTTAATATAGACGGAATTTTATTGGAATCTGTTAATTTAGAGTATGATGGAAATGTTGCGGCCATGATAGGCATGATTTTGAAAATGTGTTCAGAAATGACAGAAGATGTTAATAATGGTGACTTAAAACAAGTTATGATTAAAAACAATGACGGAATTGTGGTTGCTAACAAAAGTCAGGACGATAATTGTATCGCATTACTTTCTAAAGATACCAGCAAAATGGGACTTTTACTTAGAAAGATGGATACGATTTTCAGCAACTAA
- a CDS encoding PD-(D/E)XK nuclease family protein has protein sequence MINTSFLEKIAAVVIQGYSDKLAETTIVLPNKRAKVFLIEALKKETSRTILSPEIISIEDFVQDVASIRSVDSIELLFEFYEVYLSVTEKQHQQSFELFANWAKTLLQDFNEIDRYLLDPTHVLSYLKDIEDIKRWGIEVENKTKLLENYIDFWKLLPLYYDSLYNHLLNKSIGYQGLIYREAVNNLNHFSNTISNRNFIFAGFNALNAAEEKIVQHLLALDQAKIYWDVDQTFLNDPFHDAGLFVRRFKESWKHYKFHPFEWIVDDFSQAKNIKIIGTPKTIGQAKIAGSIIEDLINENPESSLDKVAVVLGEENLLVPVLYSLPSSVGALNITMGYSGKNNPSQILVAKFFKMHTSALSRSGGSYVFYYKDVLDVLTHPLVEPYAKTNHIVRIIKENNYTFITLNKILELNQNQSELFSLLFQKWENGSIAVLENIAAILLLIKQNFSNDNEEEKIAKTFVYSVYKVINKLINYYSQHKHIDNIDTLHAIYKQIIDIAEVSFEGEPLRGLQIMGVLESRVLDFETVIVTSMNEGKFPAGKSQNSFIPYDVKRELGLPTFKEKDAIYTYHFYHLLQRAKNIYLIYNTENDGLDAGERSRFITQLEVEKKSKHNITFDIYNPVLPATAYQPMVIPKSEAVLERLKEIASVGFSPSALTSYIRNPIEFYFQKILRIREVEEVEENIALNTLGTIIHETLKALYEPFIGKFISESDIANCFKLLDDEVLKQFKLVYKEGEIKKGRNLLAFEVAKRNVSNFLKIELESIKNGDAIKIVALEQTFERNLVHPDLPFPVLIKGNVDRIELRNGKIRIIDYKTGKVEKANVVLKSWNGLTQELKNDKIIQVLAYAFMFEEHAGDIPIEVGIISFKNLKSGFLPFGFKEEKDLDQIVSKDILNSYLEEIVLLLKEIFDTNIPFEEKI, from the coding sequence ATGATAAATACTTCTTTTTTAGAAAAAATTGCAGCTGTTGTAATTCAGGGATATTCAGATAAACTTGCAGAAACTACTATTGTTTTACCAAACAAAAGGGCTAAGGTTTTTTTAATTGAAGCATTAAAAAAAGAAACTTCACGAACAATTCTTTCACCTGAAATTATTAGCATTGAAGATTTTGTTCAGGATGTTGCTTCAATACGATCTGTAGATTCTATTGAACTATTGTTTGAATTTTATGAAGTATATTTATCTGTTACCGAAAAGCAGCATCAACAGTCTTTCGAGTTATTTGCTAATTGGGCCAAAACACTTCTGCAGGATTTTAATGAAATTGATCGTTATCTTTTAGATCCTACTCATGTTTTGTCTTATTTGAAAGATATCGAAGATATTAAAAGATGGGGAATCGAAGTTGAAAATAAGACGAAGCTTTTAGAAAATTATATTGACTTTTGGAAACTTCTCCCTCTTTATTATGATTCGCTTTATAATCATCTTCTCAATAAGTCTATCGGTTATCAGGGCTTGATTTACAGAGAAGCCGTAAATAATCTGAATCATTTTTCAAATACGATTTCAAACCGTAATTTTATTTTTGCAGGATTCAATGCTTTAAATGCGGCCGAAGAGAAAATTGTACAACATCTTTTGGCTTTAGATCAGGCAAAAATTTACTGGGATGTAGATCAAACATTTCTTAACGATCCTTTTCATGACGCAGGACTTTTTGTACGTCGATTTAAAGAAAGCTGGAAACATTATAAATTCCATCCTTTTGAATGGATCGTTGATGATTTTTCTCAAGCGAAAAACATCAAAATAATTGGGACTCCAAAAACTATTGGCCAAGCCAAAATTGCAGGAAGCATTATTGAGGATTTAATTAATGAAAATCCAGAATCTTCTCTTGATAAAGTGGCGGTTGTTTTAGGGGAAGAAAATTTATTGGTTCCTGTTTTATATTCGCTTCCTTCTTCTGTTGGGGCTTTAAACATTACGATGGGATATTCAGGAAAGAACAATCCTTCGCAAATATTAGTAGCTAAGTTTTTTAAAATGCATACAAGTGCTCTTTCCAGATCTGGAGGAAGCTATGTGTTTTATTATAAAGACGTTTTGGATGTTCTTACTCATCCTCTGGTTGAGCCTTATGCCAAAACAAATCATATCGTTAGAATAATAAAAGAGAATAATTATACTTTTATTACGCTTAACAAGATTTTAGAACTCAATCAAAATCAATCTGAATTGTTTTCTCTGTTATTTCAAAAATGGGAGAATGGATCGATTGCAGTTCTTGAAAATATAGCCGCAATTCTGCTTCTTATAAAACAAAATTTCAGCAATGATAATGAAGAAGAGAAAATTGCAAAAACTTTTGTTTATTCTGTTTATAAAGTAATCAATAAGCTTATTAATTACTATTCACAGCATAAGCATATTGATAACATCGATACTCTGCATGCCATTTATAAACAAATAATTGATATTGCAGAAGTTTCATTTGAAGGAGAACCTCTGCGCGGTCTTCAAATTATGGGAGTTCTTGAAAGCCGTGTTCTTGATTTTGAAACCGTTATTGTTACTTCGATGAATGAAGGGAAATTCCCGGCTGGGAAATCTCAAAATTCATTTATTCCTTATGATGTTAAAAGGGAATTAGGTCTGCCTACTTTTAAAGAAAAAGATGCAATTTATACCTATCATTTTTATCATTTGCTACAGCGTGCCAAAAACATTTATTTAATATATAATACTGAAAATGATGGTTTGGATGCAGGTGAAAGAAGTCGTTTTATAACGCAGCTCGAAGTTGAGAAAAAATCAAAACACAATATAACTTTTGATATTTACAATCCGGTATTGCCAGCAACAGCATATCAGCCAATGGTTATTCCAAAATCTGAAGCTGTTTTAGAACGTTTAAAAGAAATTGCATCGGTTGGTTTCTCTCCTTCGGCATTGACAAGCTATATTCGTAATCCGATAGAATTTTATTTTCAAAAAATTCTTCGCATTCGTGAAGTCGAAGAAGTGGAAGAAAATATTGCTTTAAATACACTTGGAACAATTATTCATGAAACTTTAAAAGCATTATACGAACCATTTATTGGGAAATTTATTTCTGAATCAGATATTGCAAACTGTTTCAAATTGTTAGATGATGAAGTTTTGAAACAATTTAAACTCGTTTATAAAGAAGGCGAAATTAAAAAGGGACGTAACCTTTTGGCTTTTGAAGTTGCAAAGCGAAATGTATCTAATTTTCTCAAAATTGAACTCGAATCAATCAAGAATGGAGATGCGATTAAAATTGTCGCTTTAGAACAAACTTTTGAGCGTAATCTGGTTCATCCTGATTTGCCGTTTCCGGTCTTGATAAAAGGAAATGTTGACCGAATTGAGCTTCGCAACGGAAAAATAAGAATTATTGATTATAAGACAGGAAAAGTTGAAAAAGCGAACGTTGTGCTTAAATCGTGGAATGGATTAACTCAGGAGCTTAAAAACGATAAAATCATTCAGGTATTAGCTTACGCTTTTATGTTTGAAGAACATGCTGGAGATATTCCTATAGAAGTGGGGATTATTTCGTTTAAAAATCTTAAATCAGGATTTTTACCTTTTGGATTTAAAGAAGAGAAAGATTTAGATCAAATAGTTAGTAAAGATATTTTGAACAGCTATTTAGAAGAAATCGTTTTGCTCTTAAAAGAGATTTTCGATACCAATATTCCTTTTGAGGAGAAAATATAA
- a CDS encoding OmpA family protein, which yields MKHLNKLLVAVLMAMGLSSHAQDSNNPWAISFGVNAVDTRTSASPEHVDFFPAHFSQPFDVKGNWNILPSLSYIGVSRYVGSGFSVGLQGSVNKIDKYVVFAPDAAGHDGRGMIVTNPGDLMYYGIDATIKYSFQELIKSKVIDPSLSVGGGYTFFGDSSYGTVNPGAGLTFWFTDAIGLELATRYKWSVSGDREDAAGVPDAPSHFQHTAGLVFKFGGKDTDGDGIYDKDDACPDVAGLKQFNGCPDTDGDGIVDASDACPDVFGLAALNGCPDADGDGIADKDDACPDVAGLAALKGCPDTDGDGIADKDDKCPTVAGPKENGGCPFLDADKDGVLDKDDDCPTVAGPASNRGCPEVSSQALEDLKVQARAIYFNSGKATFKTGDKETPARLDAIKEILKNYPNAKFSIEGHTDNTGSAKVNQKLSEDRAKAVLDALVQRGVNPENLEAKGFGSSQPVASNKTAAGKAQNRRTEIKHVGSKFQGKL from the coding sequence ATGAAACATCTTAACAAACTTTTAGTTGCTGTATTGATGGCGATGGGGTTAAGCTCACACGCGCAAGACAGTAACAATCCATGGGCGATCTCTTTTGGGGTTAATGCTGTGGATACAAGGACTAGTGCAAGTCCTGAGCACGTTGACTTTTTCCCGGCACACTTTTCTCAACCATTCGATGTAAAAGGTAACTGGAATATCCTTCCTTCTTTATCTTACATTGGTGTGTCTAGATACGTTGGTAGCGGTTTCTCAGTTGGTTTACAAGGTTCTGTAAACAAAATTGATAAATATGTTGTTTTCGCTCCAGATGCTGCAGGTCATGATGGAAGAGGTATGATTGTTACTAATCCTGGTGATTTAATGTACTACGGAATTGATGCTACTATCAAATACAGCTTCCAGGAATTAATCAAATCTAAAGTGATTGATCCTTCGTTATCTGTTGGTGGAGGTTATACTTTCTTCGGAGATAGCAGCTACGGAACTGTTAACCCAGGTGCTGGTTTAACTTTCTGGTTTACTGATGCTATTGGTCTTGAGTTAGCTACAAGATACAAATGGTCTGTAAGTGGTGATAGAGAAGATGCTGCTGGTGTTCCAGATGCTCCATCTCACTTCCAACACACTGCAGGTTTAGTTTTCAAATTCGGAGGTAAAGATACTGACGGAGACGGAATCTATGACAAAGACGATGCTTGTCCAGATGTTGCTGGTTTAAAACAATTCAACGGATGTCCTGATACTGACGGTGACGGAATCGTTGATGCTTCTGACGCTTGTCCAGATGTATTTGGTTTAGCTGCATTAAACGGATGTCCAGATGCTGACGGTGACGGAATCGCTGATAAAGATGATGCTTGTCCAGATGTTGCTGGTTTAGCTGCATTAAAAGGTTGTCCTGATACTGACGGTGACGGAATTGCTGATAAAGACGATAAATGTCCTACAGTTGCAGGTCCTAAAGAAAATGGTGGTTGTCCTTTCTTAGACGCTGATAAAGATGGTGTTTTAGACAAAGATGACGACTGTCCTACAGTTGCTGGTCCAGCTAGTAACAGAGGATGTCCTGAAGTATCTTCTCAAGCTTTAGAAGATCTTAAAGTTCAAGCTAGAGCAATCTACTTCAACTCAGGAAAAGCTACTTTCAAAACTGGTGACAAAGAAACTCCAGCTAGATTAGATGCTATTAAAGAAATCCTTAAAAACTATCCAAACGCTAAATTCAGCATCGAAGGTCACACAGATAACACAGGTTCTGCAAAAGTTAACCAAAAATTATCTGAAGACAGAGCTAAAGCTGTATTAGATGCATTAGTTCAAAGAGGTGTTAACCCAGAAAACTTAGAAGCTAAAGGATTTGGATCTTCTCAACCAGTTGCTAGTAACAAAACTGCTGCAGGTAAAGCTCAAAACAGAAGAACTGAAATTAAACACGTAGGTTCTAAATTCCAAGGTAAACTATAA
- the kbl gene encoding glycine C-acetyltransferase, whose protein sequence is MYGKIKEHLQSELQTIEENGIFKKERIITSAQGAEITISTGEKVLNFCANNYLGLSSHPEVVQAAKDAMDTHGFGMSSVRFICGTQDIHKALEKKIADFYGTEDTILYAAAFDANGGVFEPLLGENDAIISDSLNHASIIDGVRLCKAARYRYENSNMEDLEQQLIKANEAGARFKLIVTDGVFSMDGLVAPLDKICDLADKYDALVMVDECHAAGFIGATGKGTLEAKGVMGRVDIITGTLGKALGGAMGGYTTAKKEIIEILRQRSRPYLFSNSLAPSIVGASIKVFELLEKDTTLRDKLEWNTNYFKEGMKKAGFDIIDGDSAIVPVMLYDAKLSQTMANELLKQGIYVIGFFFPVVPKDKARIRVQLSAAHTKEHLDKAIEAFILTGKMLKVI, encoded by the coding sequence ATGTACGGTAAAATTAAAGAACATCTGCAAAGTGAGCTGCAGACAATCGAAGAAAATGGAATTTTTAAAAAAGAGCGAATTATAACGTCAGCTCAAGGTGCAGAAATTACAATTTCTACAGGAGAAAAAGTTTTAAATTTTTGTGCTAATAATTATTTAGGGTTATCATCGCATCCCGAAGTAGTTCAGGCTGCAAAAGATGCAATGGACACACACGGTTTTGGAATGTCGTCTGTACGTTTCATTTGCGGAACGCAGGATATACATAAAGCATTAGAAAAAAAGATTGCAGATTTTTATGGTACAGAAGATACTATATTATATGCAGCGGCATTTGATGCAAATGGTGGTGTTTTTGAACCTTTATTAGGAGAAAATGATGCAATTATTTCTGACAGTCTGAACCATGCTTCTATTATTGATGGGGTTCGTTTATGTAAGGCGGCACGCTATCGTTATGAAAACAGCAACATGGAAGATCTGGAGCAGCAGTTAATAAAAGCAAATGAGGCAGGCGCTCGTTTTAAATTAATTGTAACGGATGGTGTTTTTTCTATGGATGGTTTAGTAGCGCCTCTGGATAAAATCTGCGATCTGGCTGACAAATACGATGCTTTAGTAATGGTTGATGAATGCCATGCTGCAGGATTTATTGGTGCAACAGGAAAAGGTACGCTTGAAGCAAAAGGAGTAATGGGTCGTGTAGATATTATAACAGGAACATTAGGTAAAGCTTTAGGTGGAGCTATGGGAGGTTATACAACAGCTAAAAAAGAAATTATAGAAATTCTACGCCAGCGTTCAAGACCATATTTGTTTTCAAATTCTTTAGCACCTTCAATTGTAGGAGCATCTATTAAAGTTTTTGAACTTTTAGAAAAAGATACAACACTTAGAGATAAATTAGAATGGAATACTAATTACTTTAAGGAAGGAATGAAAAAAGCAGGTTTCGATATTATTGATGGAGATTCGGCAATAGTACCAGTTATGCTCTATGATGCAAAGTTATCGCAGACAATGGCTAATGAACTTTTAAAGCAAGGTATATATGTTATAGGCTTTTTCTTTCCGGTAGTTCCTAAAGATAAAGCGAGAATCAGAGTACAGCTTTCAGCAGCTCATACGAAGGAACATTTAGACAAAGCGATCGAAGCATTTATATTAACAGGTAAAATGTTAAAAGTTATATAA
- a CDS encoding UvrD-helicase domain-containing protein → MQSPSFSIYDASAGSGKTYTLVKEYLKIILSSPKNDAYRNILAITFTNKAVHEMKSRIVGSLSEFAKEEPSAKAIDLMEDLSRETGLSIIQLKVKSQSIIKHLIHNYAAFDISTIDKFTHKVIRAFAHDLNLPMTFEVTLDTENLLIEAVDAIIAQAGQDETLTKLLIDFTMEKTDDDKSWDISREILETGRLVLNENNRNEIQHFNDKTIEEFVEIKKKMLALCKDLESENEQFAIEALFLIDKNGIDLKSFSRGTFPNHLENIRDGKFNPRNKTFHEFDDIAINKTAKDKSLIENIIPELLQILEKVYKNFGKRDFYKAFLKNITPLSLLNTVSNELTKIQSEQNILSISEFNAIIHREIQNQPAPFIYERLGERYRHFFIDEFQDTSEMQWQNLIPLIDNSLSGLDDLGNKGTLMIVGDPKQSIYRWRGGKAEQFIELSKDVNPFNNPDKAIKHLNTNYRSYSEVIEFNNAFFKLISTEFLNTDYKDLYENHSFQNTNSKKGGYVNISFLPIIEKNDFADEEDVIEKSDLYVLAALNTIQKVIREGFEYKDIVILTRKRDQGIAIANYLTEQNIPLLSSETLMIENATEVRLIINLLKYLNNSADLESKAYFLHFLAENKEIQMPVHDFIAEGMRQKFEEDFENWLLTFDVSLSFENVRKKSLYEAVEIIISKFILPSEGNAYVQFFLDIVLERDMRNQAGIADFLNYWDKNSQKFSIPSPEGNNAVRIMTIHKSKGLEFPVVIMPFAEEDYNRKPKDKLWLDAEETDLGVPKALIDNSSAVEGFGENASVIFNLKKQEELLDNINVLYVALTRAEEQLYIISQSLQERKDGELPNNMASYFIKFLMHKGVYDPELLEYEFGNKTKLSKSEKAVNLVKTIPIVKEVLNPKNIKIAQREALMWGTHQQEAISYGNVVHEIMAFIKDKSDVDLAVIKALENGLITIDQSEKVTKTLREIVNHPELNICFESNYKVLNEQTIVQKIGKILKPDRVVLTNNQEAYLLDYKTGAVNSKYQQQIQEYQDAIEDLGYKVLKKALVYIGSEIEVVNL, encoded by the coding sequence ATGCAAAGTCCGTCTTTTTCGATTTATGATGCTTCTGCAGGATCAGGAAAGACATATACTTTGGTAAAAGAATATCTCAAAATTATTCTTTCCTCTCCTAAAAACGATGCTTATCGAAATATTTTAGCTATAACTTTTACCAATAAAGCAGTTCATGAAATGAAAAGCCGAATTGTTGGAAGTTTATCTGAGTTCGCCAAAGAAGAACCTTCCGCGAAAGCGATAGATTTAATGGAAGATTTGTCTCGTGAAACCGGACTTTCGATAATTCAGCTAAAGGTTAAATCTCAAAGTATCATCAAGCATTTAATTCATAATTATGCGGCTTTTGATATTTCTACTATTGACAAATTTACCCATAAAGTAATTAGAGCGTTTGCGCACGACTTGAATCTTCCAATGACATTTGAAGTTACTCTGGATACTGAAAATTTATTGATTGAGGCCGTTGATGCTATTATTGCCCAGGCTGGACAAGATGAAACGCTGACGAAATTGCTCATCGATTTTACGATGGAAAAAACCGATGACGATAAAAGTTGGGATATTTCGAGAGAAATTCTCGAAACCGGCCGTTTGGTTTTAAATGAAAATAATCGGAATGAAATTCAGCATTTTAATGATAAAACAATCGAAGAGTTTGTTGAGATTAAAAAGAAAATGCTGGCTTTGTGTAAAGATTTAGAATCGGAAAACGAACAATTTGCAATTGAGGCACTTTTTTTAATTGATAAAAACGGAATCGATTTGAAATCTTTCTCGAGAGGGACATTTCCAAATCATCTAGAAAATATTCGTGACGGGAAATTTAATCCGAGAAACAAAACCTTTCATGAGTTTGATGATATTGCCATTAATAAAACGGCAAAAGACAAATCTTTAATCGAAAATATAATTCCGGAACTGCTTCAAATATTAGAAAAGGTTTATAAAAATTTTGGGAAAAGAGATTTTTATAAAGCTTTCTTGAAGAACATAACGCCGCTTTCTCTTCTTAATACAGTTAGTAATGAGCTGACGAAAATTCAGTCAGAACAAAATATTTTATCTATCTCAGAATTTAATGCCATTATTCACCGAGAGATTCAAAATCAGCCTGCTCCATTTATTTACGAAAGATTAGGAGAGCGTTACCGACATTTTTTTATTGATGAATTTCAGGATACTTCCGAAATGCAGTGGCAGAATTTGATTCCGCTTATAGATAATTCACTTTCAGGATTAGATGATTTGGGAAACAAAGGAACTCTTATGATTGTTGGCGATCCTAAACAATCTATTTATAGATGGAGAGGAGGAAAAGCAGAACAGTTTATAGAACTAAGTAAAGATGTTAATCCTTTTAATAATCCGGATAAAGCAATTAAACATTTGAATACCAACTATCGTAGTTATAGTGAAGTGATTGAGTTTAATAATGCTTTTTTTAAATTGATTTCTACAGAATTTTTAAATACTGATTACAAAGATTTGTATGAAAATCACAGCTTTCAGAATACAAATTCAAAAAAAGGAGGTTATGTAAATATTTCTTTTCTGCCCATAATTGAAAAGAATGATTTTGCAGACGAAGAAGATGTGATTGAAAAATCAGATTTGTATGTTTTAGCAGCATTAAATACAATTCAGAAAGTAATTCGTGAAGGATTTGAATACAAAGATATTGTGATTTTGACTCGTAAAAGAGATCAGGGAATTGCGATTGCAAATTATTTAACAGAACAAAATATTCCGCTTTTATCATCAGAAACATTGATGATAGAAAATGCTACGGAAGTTCGTTTGATAATTAATCTTTTAAAATATTTGAATAACAGCGCTGACCTGGAGTCAAAAGCTTATTTTCTTCATTTTTTGGCGGAGAACAAAGAAATTCAAATGCCGGTTCATGATTTTATTGCTGAAGGTATGCGGCAGAAATTTGAAGAAGATTTTGAAAATTGGCTTTTAACTTTTGATGTTTCTCTTTCGTTTGAAAATGTTAGAAAAAAATCACTTTATGAAGCAGTAGAAATAATTATTTCAAAATTTATACTTCCGTCAGAAGGAAATGCTTATGTTCAGTTTTTTCTGGATATTGTTTTAGAAAGAGATATGCGAAATCAAGCCGGAATTGCTGATTTTCTGAATTACTGGGATAAAAATTCGCAGAAATTCAGTATTCCTTCTCCAGAAGGAAATAATGCGGTTCGAATTATGACAATACATAAATCGAAAGGGTTGGAATTTCCGGTTGTAATTATGCCTTTTGCCGAAGAAGATTATAATCGGAAACCAAAAGATAAATTATGGCTTGATGCTGAAGAAACTGATTTAGGAGTTCCAAAAGCTTTGATTGACAACAGTAGTGCGGTTGAGGGTTTTGGGGAAAATGCTTCGGTGATTTTTAATTTGAAAAAACAAGAAGAATTATTAGATAATATAAATGTGTTATATGTGGCGCTGACCCGTGCCGAAGAACAATTATATATTATCTCGCAATCACTTCAGGAACGAAAAGATGGAGAATTGCCAAATAATATGGCTTCATATTTTATAAAATTTCTAATGCATAAAGGAGTTTATGATCCTGAATTGTTGGAATATGAGTTTGGAAATAAAACAAAACTTTCAAAATCTGAAAAAGCAGTCAATTTGGTAAAAACAATTCCGATTGTCAAAGAAGTTTTAAATCCGAAAAATATTAAAATTGCTCAGCGGGAAGCATTAATGTGGGGAACACATCAGCAGGAAGCGATTTCGTATGGAAACGTTGTGCACGAAATTATGGCATTCATTAAAGATAAATCAGATGTTGATTTGGCTGTTATAAAAGCACTTGAGAACGGTCTTATAACAATCGATCAGTCAGAAAAAGTTACAAAAACGCTTCGTGAAATTGTAAATCATCCTGAATTAAATATTTGTTTTGAATCGAATTACAAAGTTTTGAATGAGCAGACGATTGTTCAGAAAATAGGAAAAATTCTAAAACCAGACCGGGTAGTGTTGACAAATAATCAGGAAGCCTATCTTTTAGATTATAAAACTGGAGCAGTTAATTCAAAATATCAGCAGCAAATTCAAGAATATCAAGATGCTATTGAGGATTTAGGATACAAAGTGTTAAAAAAGGCTTTGGTGTATATAGGATCGGAAATTGAAGTGGTAAATTTGTGA